TTTCAGGTCATTTAATATCCAAACGACCACATGAAAGAGCATTAGAAGAAAATAGTTTCATCAGATGACATCCAGCCCGTACGGCCCTGATGCTTGGAGTTAAGATGTTGATGTACATGCTGTAAATAGTTGTGTGCTCTTATTCCAGTGTCCTTTTTATTAAGGTGATCTGAATCAGGCGATGGCTGAGTATCTTAATAATCCTCCATGATACTGATCACACCCCCAACTCAGGAGGAGGCTTCAGCTCACACACGACTCGTAATCAATCactggaagctttttttttttttttttttttaactctggaCCACTCAGTATTGAGACATATTATCCTGTAACGCTAAAGGCTGCAAGTACACACAAGTGTTGGGTGTGTGAGTAATAAGTCCTGCTTCAGCTCTGCTTGacatgctctttttttaaagctcagtAAAGCCACTAAATACAAAGCTCCATAGAAGCAGACAGAGGAAGCGATATCTGTCTTGAGATTTTCTCTGAAAAAGCTGTGGTAGTGATGTTTTTGTAGAGTGGACAGAATCTGACTGAGTCCAGCACTGGCATGTTGCTGGATGTTACACCGCTTGTTTACACTAAAAGAAGCAACAAGTAAGGTGAAGTGGTTTCTGGAAGCAGGAGAGGGTagatgaaatattaaatatgaattgAAACACATAAACTCATCTTTTCATCAGGCTTCCAGCATTAAGATTTTCAAGATGGCTGTCCAGCATGTCTAATGAACTTTAAACTCAAAGGTCCCCTATCCTCTGGTCTATCTGCATCTCGCGTTAAATGGGGAAACGGATGTAATATAACATGAAAGCTATATTCAAACATTTCCCTAAAACTTGCTGTTCTGCAAAgttgaggaaaagaaaaaacaaaactgttgaaCATTGTGCCTCATCTCCCACCGAGCCTGTCTTTGACTTCTGTCTCTATCTCCTCTGTAAAAAGGAATCTCCTTGTAAATACAATTTGAGATTGCATTTGAACTGCATCATTGTACAGTACgtacagcgtgtgtgtgtgtgtcactgagcaTTAGCAACAAGGTAACATGTATTTGGCCGTCTCAGccattttagtttttctgttacCTGTAGAGAATGGCAAACGGCTGGTTGGGTCGGGTTTCCCAAAACGAGGATGAGTTTTTCAccaatattatttttttttttacaaggtgcATGTGTTGATAACTATTAGAAAAAACAAGATAAGTGTGGAAGTTTTAACCACCCTTAAAAGCTTATCTTAGTTAGTTTGGAAAGCATGTTTGTAGCATTGCAAAACATGGCataaaaaacctttaaagaaaGACTAAGATGCATGCTGCAGAATTTCATTATAAACTGAAGGGAAAATATTTCTTACAGagtccctgaagtcccaaaaagtaaagaaaaacttttgtgtgcacaattattattttttactttttgggacttcggGGACTCTGTTATTTCTTGTCTCCGTCCAAACTGAATTTAAGTactaaaaaagtgtttaaagctACCTTGAGCTGTGCTGCCTTTAAAAGAATTGGTGAATTATGGAAACAAATCATGATCTAAAAAAAGATTGTACCCATCACCCCAGTTTTGGTAAACCCAACCCCAGTGTCATAGACGGTCAGTGTTGTGAGGATGCTTTGTTAccgagagacagagggaggagtgTTAGGGTGCTGGGGAGTTAATCTCACCCAAACTCAGGTGGACATATCACATATcttgtttttctaaaatgttaaagtgagaaaaacaagtgaaatcAGGAGGTCTGCGTGGCTTTGAACTtccacttttttgttgttgcattttctttgtattattttattgaatGCAGGAATGAATGATTGTCCTAAAAAGATTGTTGTAATTTATAATGGACAGCTTCAGTCCAGTGTATTGATAATCTCATATTAAGGCTTTGTACTGTCTCTTATTGGTACCATATGTTCTGTTGCCTGTCTTGCTTCTCCccagaatatttttttgtggACATTTTAAACCCGTTTCTGGAAATGGGTGAGTTATACATTCAgttaaacattaattaaaacttGTGAAATTCATTGGAATGTGGCGTTTTATATTTTGAATACTGTAACTTTGTGTATGATGACATAAGTAGATTTATTCAGCATGTCCACAGAAAAAACGGCAATAACAAAACCATGTAGTGCAAAGAGAAGGACGAGGATGACTGAAAGCTTGGCTACTTTTAACTGTGTTTAATGAGGGGTGACGagatgagctgctgctgtgccATCTCTAACCACTCCAATGCAACATTTGGACTTTCATGAAATCCAATGCTCACTGTTCATTGACAGTCCATCTTTTGTGTGTGCAACcaggatatgaaaaaaaaaataaaaaatgtggatGTGATAAAGattgggagttttttttatttcttagttTACTCGATCTTAAAACTCACATACAGGGGTTATCCTGCTGGTTAATGAGAGCGCCTCCCGTGGTCCTTTgggcgggcagcccaggttcaaatccaaccatctctaaataaaggcataaaaaagccacacacaaacaaaaacggATACAAACTTGCAattttgacttttgactttgGGCTAAACCTCAACATCTGTTTTGTACTTGAGCCTGGCAGAATTGTACTTTCATTAgtcacaaagacacagacagttTTATTCTTAGAAAGTAGGAAATCTGCATCTAATGTATTTTACCCTTAATGATTCTGACTTTAGTTCCAATCAATCTGGGCCCATATTCACAAACATCCTGAGAATACTCTCAGAAACATCCTAACTTAGTCTAAAGAATCCTAGCGAGGAAGGGACAGAAAAGGTTATCTTAGCGAACCTTAGTGAATTTGATGTGCACACAAATTAATATCAATTATCTACCCTTTCTAACTTCACCAGCTCAATgtttaatgacagaaaaataagatttctgtttaaagtcagaatttaaagtaCATCAAAAGTGAGTGCAAACTGCTGCACAGTCTCACTTTCAATGTTTTGGTCCTGACACATTGTCAGTTAGTTCATTGCAAGTAAGACAGAGTGCATACCTTTCCTATgaacctgtcttatgaaatagtcATTGATTTGTAAAGGAAAATACAAGCAGACCTAATAGTTGGTTTTAACAAAAGTCTGGTTTCTTACAGGGGAAACAGcaaatcacagtttaggattttggggGAGGCACCTGggctggccaatcagatttcaagaggGGCCCATGTCACCCCTGGCCACccatctggacacgcccctgtttGCATCAATACTCCATTGTTACGACGACACAGCTTCCCTTAATGGGGGACCGTCGCTCTTCCCCCACATGGTTTGAGGTGGGGGTTAACgcggaaaaaaaacatgtatgaaacaAGTTTCaaactctgagtgaaacattaaCAAGCTAATGGAAGTGCCGTCCCACTCGtggacacagagctgagaacaacaaatccagagggagtttgactgtAATAACTTCCTATAGGAAGTTATTACtcaactgtttatttttatatatatttgacttattatgtcaaataatatGTTATGTTATTAACATAACATATTATATTATGCtatattattaatattcagGATTTCCCTTTGTGTAGCTTTTATTAATCAACCCTGTACCCTGGAGCTGAAACGCTCAtctacacacattcacatacttgTTACATTTATGGTATAGACTCTTGTGTGCAGACCCTTAACTCAATGTGCAACATCTTCCTTTACTTAGTGAAACAACTCAGACATCATGTTGTTTCCTGGACTACTAATGTGCCAATAAATACCTTTGGATGACCTTGGAGCCAAAGCTGAGACAATGTGATGTGTTTTGCTCCTCCACAGCAGGACTAATGTGTTCTTTGCACAGATTGATTAAGTTTAATCAAACCATCCGCGTGGGTTATACTTTGAGACCTTGTTAGTGAAGCACGCTGTGTGGCTGTTTGCAGGCACAGTCGTTTACATCTGTTCAGAACTGGGACACTATTTTAGTGTTGAAAAGAGAGttgtatataaatgtttttgactGTAGCAAACAaccttccatttttttttttcattgaacaaAAGAGACAACAGGACTTTCAGACAACACGTGATAATTCAAAACAAGTCAAATCATGTAATGAAAGCTGAAGTGTTCACATGAAATCACACATGCCTGACACCTCGTATACCAGGCTCTTCCAcaaacatccagcagatgttgtgtgtgtgtgtgtgtgtgtgtgtgcgtgcgcgcgcgtgcgtgcgtgcgtgcgctgTGGTCCCGGCTGGTTCCCACTGTGCGGCTGGTTTCCATTTAGACTTCTTTCAGTGTTCCTCCAGGGAACAGACAATACGACAGTCCATTTGTGCCTTTAATCCGGCGAGGGACAAGTGATTCACGATGAGGACAGAATGTCCCTGCAGTCTTTCCACTCGTTCAGTACAAAAAGGCTTTTACCGGTCGTTGCTGTCCGTACGGTCCACTGAACAACgtggtctcacacacacacacacacacacacacagatacctTCTGAGGAAGAGTTTATTAATTTGAATAAACCCCTTGAGATGTACCATCTGGTTTTCAAGGGGGGTCccaatagaaaacaaatgaagaacaTGACAACTGACaacaatttaagaaaaaaaagaaaagaacagagaaaataaaatattatcaaTACACAAATAGATGACgaaaaacaacacagtgagaaaaaacaaattagTGGATGAAAAGAGTTACAACCACATGATGACATTCATGCATGGATGGAGTTAAACCAGTTAACCACATTTCAGTATGTCCCTTTTTACTGAGTCTCTGTGTAAACAATTAGAGCACAATACATTCTGAAGGTTCACATTCAAGATCCCAGTGAGAGGTAAATCATCACACAATAATCTTTGCAAATCAAAGACCTGCTGTGtgcttgttcacacacacaccatctgaAAAGTTCTCGTTAGGTTTCCTCCCTGAAAATCTGGCGCGCATGTGGCCTCTGCCAATTCATTTCCTCAAAGATGATCCGCTCAGATAAAGTCTCATGTGACTCGTCTGTGCGCCTGAACACATCACAAGCCTTTCAAGTAAGCCGTGGATCCTGCTTCATAATTGTTTTATACTCACTAGAGCTCGTgcagatccctgcagagagTCTCTAATGCGTGACAAACACCTGCTTCTCGCCGTAATCCGTCTCTTGTACCTCTGCTTCTCCTCCCTTTCCTTTCCACTTGAAAGGCCAGGACGTCGGGCTGGTCCTGTTGTGGCAGCTCAGGTTGGGGTCGTGCAGGAGGTTCCACATGAGCCAGATCTGAGGAACGCTGAGGCTGTGAACGACCATGAGCTCCCTGTAAAAACAGGGGTCAAACGTCTGGAGGTGGGGCGCCGCAGATGGTCTGGGGATTCCAAAGGTCCTGAAGCCTTGGTGGCGTGATGGAATGACGCCGATCAGCTGGAGGCACATCCCCAGAAAGACATCGTCTATGGGGAACAGCTCCACCtattagtgaaaaaaaaagaaaatcctcaaTCAAAGAATCTTAAGCACACATTGTGAAGTATTAAAAGTGTCCCAGCTTACCTTCTGACAGGAAGAGCTCAGTTTTAGAGCTGTGTGTCCTGACATgacaaaccctcctcctccagcgTAGCTTGGGTACAAACCTCCTCCATAGACAAACTCCGGTACAAAGTACTTTGAACTGCGCCGGCGGATCGGCTTAGCATTGACGATGATATCCCCGACAAACAGATCTTCTTCAGGCTTTTGACCTTGCAGCATCTCCAGTATATTCTCAATGTTAACATACACGTCGGCATCACCTTTGAAGATGAACCTGAGtgagaaaagacacaaatatttGGTTTCAGATGAGGAATAAAAAGactcaatattaaaaaaaaacctcctgatTTAGTTTTGAACAGCACTGACTTGACTTGAGGACAGCTGCTGTTGAtccatttcagaaaatgtgtctcCTTCAGCGTCAGGTTAAAGAAGGTGTCGTCAAAATCCCACAGCAGGATATCCCTGAAGGTTTGACTCTCGTAGGTCAAGAGCCGGTCCCACAGAGGCAGAGCGGTCCGGTTCTTGGGAACCCCCAGCAGGAAAACAGTACGGATGGACACACCGTTTTGGAAAAGTCCCTCTCTACCCCAGGTGCGACGGACCACCTAAGAATTATGAAGTGTagagaggagattttttttttatcaaaacacTGATTAGGTGAATATATATTACACCTGGATCATTTAATTTCttggccactagagggcagtaaGTACAATTTTCACTGTCTTATTTGCTCTAGTTTGGAAAGGAGTTTAACCCTCATGTATcactttggacatttttgtccatttggtcaaatgtttcctcttcatctgtccatcattttgtctgtgttagagcatatggcaccattttttgtaagaaagtctctcttgacacattttggaatgcacatttaatttttttttaatagatcaatagaacactgtgaaacatgtttactaccctctgaagtcactaaggacaaaaatgtccacttccaaaaaaactgatataaaaataaaacagattgatatttttgttCGATTACACGATTCTGGCTTAAAGggttaaccctttaaatgccagtttgattacttgatgtcactgttgttatttaagaagaaaacacaaaaatgagttattttccatataatAAATATTTGGAGGCtgggggatttatttttttaaatcagtcttggatatgtcaaagattatccaaaatattgactttgatgcattgttagtttttgtgtagcatcagatttaaaatgtagttccctgtttggacattggagggccAAAATGTCCACTTTACAAAaactaatataaaaaaaagaacagattgatatttttttctacttttttctgcataaatctcttaaacaacttccgCCCTGCTtcaaaaaatattgaataattatcaggaatttaaatTGGCAGTTTTCttggcatggacatttttgtccttagtgacttaagagggtagtaaattaaactgatgcctgagggttaaggTGGGTTTATAAAAACTTTTTCCACTGGACACAGCTGCTGGTCACAGCCAGTGTTACGCTGTCGTCCAAAGAAAATGTAGCTTTAAAACAGTTAATGGCTTAGGCTTGTAATTCTCTGGTAGCATGTGAATGAAAGTGACAAATTCCATGTGTCAGTTTGATTCATATCCTTTctaaaaaaatttttaaaaaaattgaatataTGTGTTGATTAATAAGGAATTTGACATCATTTTGTTGCACAGACAACTTGACCTAGTTTACCTGACGTTTCTCAAAATCTGCAGCGACAGATTTCACTGCGATCAGCATGTAGGGAGCAGTGGACTTATCACTtgctccttgtcctcctccttcttcttcctgctcggCTCCTCTGATGACACATTTCTCTGGCTGGTCGATGAGCAGATTGAAGTCTCTGTTGTCCTTTTCTCTCAGATAGCTCGCAAAGTCAAATGGTGGCAGTGTGGGCAGGGGCTTTCGAGCGGCCTTAGTCGGAGCGACATTTTTTCGTCGAGAC
This genomic interval from Labrus mixtus chromosome 4, fLabMix1.1, whole genome shotgun sequence contains the following:
- the b3gnt9 gene encoding UDP-GlcNAc:betaGal beta-1,3-N-acetylglucosaminyltransferase 9 isoform X1 — protein: MVTVRRLLHVKGDVLCTMLLLVLFCLLLYTRQVILSSGWDRPEWKLEIHGSTSSSRNLLGASGAKISQESPEQFPSSPSEPGLPACKPQSKSKPPQPKSKPQVKSKGKSKSRRKNVAPTKAARKPLPTLPPFDFASYLREKDNRDFNLLIDQPEKCVIRGAEQEEEGGGQGASDKSTAPYMLIAVKSVAADFEKRQVVRRTWGREGLFQNGVSIRTVFLLGVPKNRTALPLWDRLLTYESQTFRDILLWDFDDTFFNLTLKETHFLKWINSSCPQVKFIFKGDADVYVNIENILEMLQGQKPEEDLFVGDIIVNAKPIRRRSSKYFVPEFVYGGGLYPSYAGGGGFVMSGHTALKLSSSCQKVELFPIDDVFLGMCLQLIGVIPSRHQGFRTFGIPRPSAAPHLQTFDPCFYRELMVVHSLSVPQIWLMWNLLHDPNLSCHNRTSPTSWPFKWKGKGGEAEVQETDYGEKQVFVTH
- the b3gnt9 gene encoding UDP-GlcNAc:betaGal beta-1,3-N-acetylglucosaminyltransferase 9 isoform X2 — its product is MVTVRRLLHVKGDVLCTMLLLVLFCLLLYTRQVILSSGWDRPEWKLEIHGSTSSSRNLLGASGAKISQESPEFPSSPSEPGLPACKPQSKSKPPQPKSKPQVKSKGKSKSRRKNVAPTKAARKPLPTLPPFDFASYLREKDNRDFNLLIDQPEKCVIRGAEQEEEGGGQGASDKSTAPYMLIAVKSVAADFEKRQVVRRTWGREGLFQNGVSIRTVFLLGVPKNRTALPLWDRLLTYESQTFRDILLWDFDDTFFNLTLKETHFLKWINSSCPQVKFIFKGDADVYVNIENILEMLQGQKPEEDLFVGDIIVNAKPIRRRSSKYFVPEFVYGGGLYPSYAGGGGFVMSGHTALKLSSSCQKVELFPIDDVFLGMCLQLIGVIPSRHQGFRTFGIPRPSAAPHLQTFDPCFYRELMVVHSLSVPQIWLMWNLLHDPNLSCHNRTSPTSWPFKWKGKGGEAEVQETDYGEKQVFVTH